The genomic interval GATGATCTGGAGCTGGGTGATAAAGGCAAACAGGACAAATGCGAATTCTCCGACCTGCCCCAATCCCAAAGTAAAAATCATATTCTGATCAAAACTTAAACGGGAAACCTTTCCCGTTGCATACAGAACAAGAGATTTTATTGCAATTATACCGCCCACGAGAGCTGCAACTTTCACAGGGTTTTCCATAATCAGTTTGAAATTGATGGAGGCACCGACGGCAATAAAAAACAAGCCCAGCAGCACCCCCTTGAATGGTTCAATGTCGCTTTCCAGTTCATGACGGAACTCGCTTGTGGCCAAAACAACACCTGCCAGAAAGGTCCCTAACGCGGGACTTAAACCCACCAGAATCATCAGATAAGCTGTTGCAATCACAATCAACAGGGCCGAAGCCGTAAAAAGCTCCCGAAGACGAATGCGGGCTATAAAACGAAGGAAAGGCACAAAAATAAAATGCCCGACCAAAACAACGGAATTGACGGCAACCAGCAATGTTATTGTCTGCGCCCATCCAGGCAATCCCCCCATAAAAGACGTGTGGCCGGCGGAAGCT from Deltaproteobacteria bacterium HGW-Deltaproteobacteria-6 carries:
- a CDS encoding potassium transporter; the protein is MTSTFLSDALIYLAAAVIFVPVAKKMGMGSVLGYLIGGMIIGPFFLGFVGQEGKDIMHFAEFGVVMMLFLIGLELEPKTFWRMRRFVLGTGIMQMGITTFLCFVALLLVGLSWQASLACGLALSMSSTAIVMQTLREKGLMKTESGRTSFAVLLFQDISVIPILALIPLLAVSGAKAASAGHTSFMGGLPGWAQTITLLVAVNSVVLVGHFIFVPFLRFIARIRLRELFTASALLIVIATAYLMILVGLSPALGTFLAGVVLATSEFRHELESDIEPFKGVLLGLFFIAVGASINFKLIMENPVKVAALVGGIIAIKSLVLYATGKVSRLSFDQNMIFTLGLGQVGEFAFVLFAFITQLQII